One segment of Candidatus Eisenbacteria bacterium DNA contains the following:
- the alr gene encoding alanine racemase has translation MEISRSALRENLDFLRGLYGGDVLFSSVVKGNAYGHGAKVIVPLAEDCGVRHFSVFSADEALGVVDNRTAGSDVLIMGYIDDAEIAWAVEKEIGFFVFDQERLRAAGRLARRIRKPARIHLELETGLHRSGLEGEELDRVLEEITLHPDLYRVEGICTHLAGAESSANYHRIRRQIRLFEEGSDALAAKGLRPRYRHAACSAASIVYPETVLDLVRIGIAQYGFWPSEETRIHYQLDHESADSEWFEDPLRRVMRWSSRIMGVKRVPPGGFVGYGTTFLATRSLRIASVPVGYYHGFPRNLSNLGHVLVRGKRAPVTGLVNMNMMMVDVTECGAVRRGDEVVIVGRQKKAEISVQSFSALTRNVNYEVLVRIPAAIPRVLVD, from the coding sequence ATCGAGATCAGCCGCTCCGCCCTCCGGGAGAACCTCGATTTTCTGCGCGGGCTCTACGGAGGGGATGTTCTCTTCTCGTCGGTGGTGAAGGGGAACGCTTACGGCCACGGCGCGAAGGTGATCGTCCCCTTGGCGGAGGATTGCGGCGTGAGGCACTTCTCCGTTTTCAGCGCCGACGAAGCGCTCGGCGTGGTCGACAACCGGACCGCCGGGAGCGACGTCCTCATCATGGGATACATCGACGACGCGGAGATCGCCTGGGCGGTGGAGAAGGAGATCGGCTTTTTCGTCTTCGATCAAGAGCGGCTCCGCGCCGCAGGGCGATTGGCCCGGCGGATCCGCAAACCGGCGCGGATCCACCTGGAACTGGAAACCGGTCTCCATCGCTCCGGCCTGGAGGGAGAGGAGTTGGATCGGGTTCTGGAGGAGATCACGCTCCATCCCGATCTCTACCGGGTGGAGGGGATATGCACTCATTTGGCCGGCGCGGAGAGCTCCGCCAACTACCACCGCATCCGGCGCCAGATCCGTCTCTTCGAGGAGGGGAGCGACGCCCTCGCCGCGAAGGGGCTCCGCCCCCGCTACCGCCACGCCGCCTGCTCCGCCGCATCGATCGTTTATCCCGAAACCGTTCTCGATCTCGTCCGCATCGGCATCGCCCAATACGGCTTCTGGCCGAGCGAGGAGACCCGTATCCACTACCAGCTCGACCATGAATCCGCCGACAGCGAGTGGTTCGAGGATCCGCTCCGTCGGGTGATGCGCTGGTCGAGTCGCATCATGGGTGTGAAGCGGGTCCCGCCGGGCGGCTTCGTCGGCTACGGAACCACCTTCCTCGCCACCCGGTCCCTGCGGATCGCGTCGGTCCCGGTCGGCTACTACCACGGTTTTCCCCGGAATCTGAGCAACCTGGGCCACGTTCTCGTCCGCGGCAAGCGGGCGCCGGTAACGGGTCTGGTGAACATGAACATGATGATGGTGGACGTAACGGAATGCGGCGCCGTCCGGCGCGGCGACGAGGTGGTGATCGTGGGGCGGCAGAAGAAGGCGGAGATCTCCGTTCAGTCCTTCAGCGCGCTGACGCGTAACGTCAACTACGAGGTGCTGGTACGGATCCCCGCGGCGATTCCCCGGGTGTTGGTGGACTGA
- the pgsW gene encoding poly-gamma-glutamate system protein — MKRLFSSARPWSQRADLFLVGLAVLGLVLHGTAERTRKLHPQPHLLEKMAAATRTIRCYEAIRQHRMGRPGAIDRENDPEGSGLIGQEFSLTTTDRGILSAKLTSVNPNYAALFVEYFHECGLEPGDPVAIAMTGSFPALNIAVLAAAEEMSIKAIPITSIGASMWGANDPEFTWLDMEALLNDQGLLHTRSVAASMGGSNDRGRGLSPKGRNLLREAIERAGVPAIDEATLDDAIRRRVEIFDDNAEPRGIRAYVNIGGSSASIGTSMNGRLIRAGVNKTLPAYNWTQRGALHLLARRGIPVVHILRIETIAERHGFPIAPDVIPSVGEGEIYHQEMYDLRIVVPAFLTFAVLCFGVLRSRQRAAKLALESSPTAEPRPPVSPPDRGAGREETR; from the coding sequence TTGAAACGCCTGTTTTCTAGCGCCCGGCCCTGGTCGCAGAGGGCGGACCTCTTTCTGGTCGGCCTCGCCGTTCTCGGCCTCGTGCTGCACGGGACCGCCGAGAGGACCCGTAAACTCCATCCCCAGCCGCACCTTCTGGAGAAGATGGCCGCGGCGACCCGGACGATCCGCTGCTACGAGGCGATCCGGCAGCATCGGATGGGGCGTCCCGGGGCGATCGACCGCGAAAACGACCCGGAGGGGAGCGGGCTCATCGGCCAGGAGTTCAGTCTCACCACCACGGACCGGGGGATCCTGTCGGCGAAGCTCACGTCGGTGAATCCGAACTACGCCGCGCTTTTCGTGGAGTACTTTCACGAGTGCGGACTGGAGCCGGGCGACCCGGTGGCGATCGCAATGACCGGTTCCTTCCCGGCGCTCAATATCGCCGTTCTCGCCGCGGCGGAGGAGATGTCCATCAAGGCGATCCCCATCACCAGCATCGGCGCCAGCATGTGGGGGGCGAACGATCCGGAGTTCACCTGGCTGGACATGGAAGCCCTGCTCAACGATCAGGGCCTGCTTCATACACGAAGCGTGGCCGCGTCGATGGGGGGGAGCAACGACCGGGGGCGCGGTCTCTCGCCGAAAGGGAGGAATCTCCTGCGGGAGGCGATCGAACGGGCCGGCGTTCCCGCTATCGATGAAGCGACGCTGGACGACGCGATCCGGCGCCGTGTGGAGATCTTCGACGACAACGCCGAGCCTCGGGGGATTCGCGCCTACGTGAACATCGGTGGTAGTTCGGCGAGCATCGGCACCAGCATGAACGGACGGCTGATCCGGGCGGGGGTGAACAAGACGCTCCCCGCCTATAACTGGACTCAACGGGGGGCGCTTCACCTTCTCGCGAGGCGAGGCATCCCCGTGGTTCATATTCTTCGGATCGAAACGATCGCGGAGAGACACGGTTTCCCCATCGCCCCGGACGTGATTCCTTCGGTAGGGGAGGGGGAGATCTACCACCAGGAGATGTACGATCTGCGGATCGTCGTTCCCGCGTTCCTTACCTTCGCCGTGCTCTGCTTCGGCGTGCTTCGATCCCGCCAGCGCGCGGCCAAGCTCGCCCTGGAGAGCAGCCCGACCGCCGAGCCCCGCCCACCGGTCTCCCCACCGGACCGGGGCGCCGGCAGAGAGGAGACCCGATGA
- the pgsC gene encoding poly-gamma-glutamate biosynthesis protein PgsC, with product MLIAEAIGLGLVVSLLFIEAVGFAAGGFVVPGYIALFLDSPLRLFGTVIAATATYGCVRLGGRFLLIYGRRTLVFAVLLGFLFGALTTRIPQIGFLESGGALASIGYIIPGLLAYWMTRQGILRTLAAMIVAAVLVRFALIIFHGGALLETPVF from the coding sequence ATGCTGATCGCTGAGGCGATCGGGCTCGGGCTCGTGGTGAGCCTGCTCTTCATCGAAGCGGTGGGATTCGCGGCCGGCGGTTTCGTGGTTCCCGGCTACATCGCCCTCTTTCTCGACTCGCCGCTCCGCCTGTTCGGCACGGTGATCGCCGCCACCGCCACCTACGGGTGCGTCCGTTTGGGCGGCCGGTTTCTGCTGATTTATGGGCGGCGCACCCTGGTTTTCGCGGTGCTCCTCGGCTTCCTCTTCGGCGCCCTGACCACCCGGATCCCGCAGATCGGCTTTCTCGAAAGCGGCGGCGCGCTCGCCTCGATCGGCTATATCATCCCCGGATTGCTCGCTTACTGGATGACCCGGCAGGGGATTCTGAGGACGCTGGCGGCGATGATCGTCGCGGCGGTTCTGGTCCGTTTCGCCCTCATCATCTTCCACGGAGGTGCGCTCCTTGAAACGCCTGTTTTCTAG
- the pgsB gene encoding poly-gamma-glutamate synthase PgsB, producing MSLFVILLAFVVGYWTVEAIRLHRALRAIPIRIHVNGSRGKSSVTRLIAAALREAGIRTAAKTTGSKARYIHPDGTEEPVIRLGTPNICEQVRVLDRARRGGARAIVMECMAIRPDLQRITEKKILRSTVGVITNVRADHLDVMGPTVADAAVAISSTIPRRGFAVAGDPRHADILRRTARRRGTEFAVARPEEVSAATMDGFRYLEHAENVAAVLAVTRRLGVDDETAIRGMHRVTPDPGACTRWNLVHRGVNMEFLNIFAANDLESTTAIWKRLGLDRRGEEGEGVVAILNLRADRMDRSLQFAEAVEIDLIADRYVIVGGLSDRVERRFVRRVPAERLILLTGAGPEAVFDRIAALGWRRARVAGVGNIGGVGHEILAYAAGKEKADADR from the coding sequence TTGTCGCTTTTCGTGATTCTGCTCGCCTTCGTGGTGGGCTATTGGACCGTCGAGGCGATCCGCCTGCACAGGGCGCTCCGGGCGATCCCGATCCGGATCCACGTGAACGGGAGCCGGGGAAAGTCGTCGGTGACCCGCTTGATCGCGGCGGCGCTCCGGGAGGCGGGGATCCGGACGGCGGCGAAGACGACCGGAAGCAAGGCGCGTTATATCCACCCCGATGGAACCGAGGAACCGGTGATCCGGCTCGGCACGCCGAACATCTGCGAGCAGGTGAGGGTGCTCGACCGGGCGCGCCGGGGCGGCGCGCGGGCGATCGTGATGGAGTGCATGGCGATCCGGCCGGACCTGCAGAGGATCACCGAAAAGAAGATTCTCCGCTCCACCGTGGGCGTCATCACCAACGTTCGGGCGGATCACCTGGACGTTATGGGACCGACGGTGGCGGACGCGGCGGTGGCCATCTCCTCCACGATCCCCCGGCGCGGTTTCGCCGTGGCCGGCGATCCACGCCACGCCGACATCCTCCGGCGAACCGCCCGGAGGCGGGGTACGGAGTTCGCCGTCGCTCGGCCCGAGGAGGTGTCCGCCGCGACCATGGACGGATTCCGGTATCTGGAGCACGCGGAGAACGTGGCCGCCGTGCTCGCCGTGACCCGGCGGCTCGGCGTGGACGACGAGACGGCGATCCGGGGGATGCACCGGGTAACGCCCGACCCGGGGGCGTGCACGCGCTGGAATCTGGTTCACCGGGGCGTTAACATGGAATTCCTGAATATCTTCGCCGCGAACGACCTGGAGTCGACCACGGCGATCTGGAAGCGGCTCGGTCTCGACCGGAGAGGGGAGGAGGGGGAGGGGGTCGTGGCGATCCTCAACCTGCGCGCGGACCGTATGGACCGTTCCCTTCAGTTCGCCGAAGCGGTGGAGATCGATCTGATCGCCGACCGGTACGTGATTGTCGGCGGACTTTCGGATCGGGTGGAGCGCCGGTTCGTGAGGCGGGTTCCCGCGGAGCGGCTGATCCTCCTGACGGGCGCCGGCCCTGAGGCGGTTTTCGACAGGATCGCGGCTCTCGGGTGGCGGCGCGCGCGCGTGGCCGGGGTGGGCAACATCGGCGGCGTGGGGCACGAGATCCTCGCCTACGCCGCCGGAAAGGAGAAGGCGGATGCTGATCGCTGA
- a CDS encoding DUF1624 domain-containing protein has translation MSARPDGKIRFLFIDEFRGLVGVLMLLGHSSYYFNSVWNQLDPLDPLFGGFGQFLLRYVGYLCAPGFLMMNGAMVWWAYTRRVEKGVSPRTARWHLIQRGLFLVLVQITWVNSSWSGFARFRPDHIGIIACIGLSMVFLTFFVHARWWARLAVALALFAVHPLLLAIPYDAGVAWQRVLMQTFVDAGDFNKYPVIPWLALGTMGSVMAYGWLRVWKTTRERVTASLVIALTAFALATVVRMGRGYGNIFPFSDFGSYSFLLDQKYPPSLYHNLWFFGAVSAGMAAIQALGHAWPRLTAPLGLVGRVPLFYYAVHIAILGIVSKRMGVYYHEGGVWASLIGWVIMMAVMLPLTSWFGGLKRRSKNYVIRMI, from the coding sequence GTGAGCGCACGACCGGACGGGAAGATCCGTTTCCTTTTCATCGATGAGTTTCGGGGTCTGGTGGGGGTGTTGATGCTTTTGGGGCACAGCTCCTACTACTTCAACTCGGTCTGGAACCAGCTCGATCCGCTCGATCCGCTCTTCGGCGGTTTCGGGCAGTTTCTTCTCCGCTACGTGGGCTACCTCTGCGCCCCCGGCTTTCTGATGATGAACGGCGCCATGGTCTGGTGGGCCTACACGCGCCGTGTCGAGAAAGGGGTCTCCCCCCGGACGGCCCGCTGGCACCTGATCCAGCGCGGCCTCTTCCTGGTTTTGGTGCAGATCACCTGGGTGAACTCCTCCTGGAGCGGTTTCGCCCGCTTCCGTCCCGACCACATCGGGATCATCGCGTGCATCGGTCTTTCGATGGTCTTCCTGACCTTCTTCGTGCACGCGCGTTGGTGGGCGCGCCTCGCCGTCGCGCTGGCGCTCTTCGCGGTTCATCCCCTGCTGCTCGCGATCCCCTACGACGCGGGCGTCGCCTGGCAGAGGGTGCTGATGCAGACCTTCGTCGACGCCGGGGATTTCAATAAATACCCGGTCATTCCCTGGCTGGCGCTCGGCACGATGGGATCGGTGATGGCCTACGGTTGGCTCCGGGTCTGGAAGACCACGCGCGAGCGCGTGACGGCGAGCCTGGTCATCGCACTCACCGCCTTCGCCCTCGCGACGGTCGTGCGGATGGGCCGCGGTTATGGAAACATCTTCCCCTTCTCCGATTTCGGGAGCTACTCCTTCCTGCTGGACCAGAAGTATCCGCCCAGCCTCTATCACAACCTCTGGTTCTTCGGCGCCGTGTCGGCGGGGATGGCGGCGATCCAGGCGCTGGGCCACGCGTGGCCGCGGCTCACCGCCCCCCTCGGCCTCGTCGGACGGGTTCCGCTCTTCTACTACGCGGTGCACATCGCGATTTTGGGGATTGTCTCCAAACGGATGGGGGTCTACTACCACGAAGGAGGCGTTTGGGCCTCGCTGATCGGCTGGGTGATCATGATGGCGGTCATGCTCCCCCTCACCTCCTGGTTCGGCGGCCTGAAACGGAGGAGCAAGAACTACGTCATCCGGATGATTTAG
- a CDS encoding SUMF1/EgtB/PvdO family nonheme iron enzyme encodes MIGNRMGWGKATFTLFLAAAALAGCGMQDLYEPPTAPYRVVGRLSLPSQVEGVDVLGSYAFVAGGQAGLVVVDISDPKDPELTLMLNTVKYSESVRVASTLHGGSVLDIAFVVEGTEGITTYDVTDPPNAFSFNQGTTAVDGDGLFIEMPDHPGDPYVVYLAESWKGLRIFESDPSIPGLLQYNGVFAGTRGYARSVAVKDGYAYVADDEMGVAVLDVRTRMLGAVRLVSSCDTDGEAECIALEGDYAFVADEENGLVVLEIVREGEDEIPTPHQVAHLALDGLCFDIVVRDGTAFLAADDGGVHVVDVTTPASPNWLGTIVTSKATGVAVGEDGVVVVSDRYDGILVLQGENPFTDRTAPSRVWDLRSTAAPRNAVRLEWTAPGDDGLEGNASSYDLRYSLDPIETEADWDSAHACPAPPAPGARGLAEQYWMDGLAAGTEYAFAMKTADEKGNWSGLSNSIVVVTSTENTPPTIRNASVRPEVAPPDSTFRFEITYEDWDNEAPTAARVVIDEEIHDLTAVSTDYRNGALFRYETSIEEWGEHEHLFVFSYGGGGSVRTDTLAGPGVGYVFTMGSPAGESGRDGDEALHSVALSASVEYADHEVSQAEYAAVMDTNPSVFVGDDLPVENVSWFDAVLYCNALSLLEGLTPAYTVAGETVTWDRNADGWRLPTEAEWERACRAGTATAFAAGGIVEEGCGFEPVLDGAGWYCGNAEATTHALKGKDPNDWDLYDMHGNVWEWCWDWYVEDLGSGFAVDPRGPDSGSQKVIRGGSWYDFARESRSASRAPYWPNSKDDTIGFRVVRTLFD; translated from the coding sequence ATGATCGGCAACCGGATGGGCTGGGGGAAGGCGACCTTCACCCTCTTTCTCGCGGCGGCCGCGCTGGCCGGCTGCGGCATGCAGGATCTGTACGAACCGCCCACCGCCCCGTACCGGGTGGTGGGACGCCTCTCCCTGCCCAGCCAGGTGGAGGGAGTGGACGTCCTCGGGAGCTACGCCTTCGTGGCGGGCGGACAGGCCGGGCTCGTGGTGGTCGACATTTCCGATCCAAAGGATCCCGAACTGACGCTCATGTTGAACACGGTGAAATACTCCGAGTCGGTTCGCGTGGCGAGCACACTCCACGGCGGCTCGGTGCTCGACATCGCTTTCGTCGTGGAGGGGACCGAGGGGATCACCACCTACGACGTCACCGACCCGCCGAACGCCTTTTCCTTCAACCAGGGGACGACGGCGGTGGACGGCGACGGGCTTTTCATCGAGATGCCGGATCATCCCGGCGATCCCTACGTGGTCTATCTGGCCGAGAGCTGGAAGGGACTGCGGATCTTCGAGTCCGATCCCTCCATCCCCGGCCTGTTGCAGTACAACGGCGTCTTCGCCGGCACGCGCGGCTACGCGCGCTCGGTGGCGGTGAAGGACGGCTACGCCTACGTGGCGGACGACGAGATGGGGGTCGCCGTGCTGGACGTGCGCACCCGGATGCTCGGCGCCGTCCGTCTGGTCTCTTCCTGCGACACCGACGGCGAGGCGGAGTGCATCGCCCTCGAGGGGGATTACGCCTTCGTCGCCGACGAGGAAAACGGACTCGTGGTGCTGGAGATCGTCCGCGAGGGAGAGGACGAGATCCCCACGCCGCACCAGGTGGCGCACCTCGCCCTGGACGGACTCTGCTTCGACATCGTGGTCCGGGACGGGACCGCTTTTCTGGCGGCGGACGACGGCGGCGTGCACGTGGTGGACGTGACGACGCCCGCGTCTCCGAACTGGCTCGGCACGATCGTCACCAGCAAGGCGACCGGCGTCGCCGTCGGCGAGGACGGCGTGGTCGTGGTGAGCGATCGTTACGACGGGATATTGGTCCTACAGGGAGAGAATCCCTTCACGGACCGAACCGCCCCGTCGCGGGTCTGGGACCTGCGGTCCACCGCCGCGCCGAGGAACGCCGTCCGGCTCGAGTGGACCGCGCCGGGCGACGACGGCCTGGAGGGGAACGCCTCCTCCTACGACCTACGCTACTCGCTCGATCCGATCGAAACCGAGGCGGATTGGGACTCCGCACACGCCTGCCCCGCGCCTCCGGCGCCCGGCGCGCGCGGCCTCGCGGAGCAGTACTGGATGGACGGCCTCGCCGCGGGGACCGAGTACGCTTTCGCGATGAAGACGGCGGACGAGAAAGGGAACTGGTCCGGGCTCTCCAACTCCATCGTCGTCGTCACTTCGACGGAGAACACGCCGCCGACGATCCGGAACGCCTCCGTCCGGCCGGAGGTGGCTCCGCCGGACTCGACCTTCCGCTTTGAAATCACCTACGAGGATTGGGACAACGAAGCGCCCACGGCGGCCCGCGTGGTCATCGACGAAGAGATCCACGACCTGACGGCGGTTTCGACGGACTACCGGAACGGGGCGCTTTTCCGTTACGAGACCTCGATCGAGGAGTGGGGGGAGCATGAACATCTCTTCGTCTTCTCCTACGGCGGCGGAGGGTCGGTGAGAACGGACACCCTCGCCGGGCCCGGCGTCGGCTACGTGTTCACCATGGGGAGCCCGGCGGGTGAATCCGGCCGGGACGGGGACGAGGCGCTCCACTCGGTGGCGCTGAGCGCCTCGGTGGAGTACGCCGACCACGAGGTCAGCCAGGCGGAGTACGCCGCGGTGATGGACACCAATCCCTCCGTTTTCGTCGGCGATGATCTCCCCGTGGAGAACGTCTCCTGGTTCGACGCGGTTCTCTACTGCAACGCCCTCTCCCTTCTGGAGGGGCTCACTCCCGCCTACACCGTCGCCGGCGAAACGGTGACCTGGGACAGGAACGCCGACGGATGGCGATTGCCGACGGAAGCGGAGTGGGAGCGGGCTTGCCGCGCCGGAACGGCCACCGCCTTCGCGGCGGGCGGGATCGTCGAGGAGGGGTGCGGCTTCGAGCCGGTCCTGGACGGCGCCGGCTGGTACTGCGGGAACGCCGAGGCGACCACCCACGCGTTGAAGGGGAAGGACCCGAACGACTGGGACCTCTACGACATGCACGGCAACGTGTGGGAGTGGTGTTGGGATTGGTACGTCGAGGACCTCGGCTCGGGCTTCGCCGTCGATCCCCGCGGGCCCGATTCGGGCTCGCAGAAGGTGATTCGCGGCGGCTCCTGGTACGATTTCGCCCGGGAGAGCCGGAGCGCTTCCCGCGCGCCCTACTGGCCCAACTCGAAGGACGACACGATCGGATTCCGCGTGGTCCGAACGCTTTTTGATTAA